Proteins encoded together in one Luteimonas fraxinea window:
- a CDS encoding HlyD family type I secretion periplasmic adaptor subunit, whose product MSDELHGSMGLERARAPLASKVVWATVACLLVLLAWAAAFELDEVTTGTGRVVPTSREQVVQSLEGGILARLHVREGDVVEPGQVLAHLDPTLAEATVEESASRMRATLAKSARLQAEVGGGALEFPDEVQNDPLLVRAETALYQSRRDSLLETTAGLGRALSLINQEISLTAPLVERGAASNVELLRLRRQANELQNKLTDLRTQYLVTAREELATANAQVLEYQSVTRGRSDALRRSTIVSPVKGIVKNVEVTTVGGVIPPNGKLMEIVPLDDKLLIETRVSPRDVAFLHPGQRAMVKITAYDYHIYGGLEGQVALISPDTIQDEVKPEVYYYRVFVRTERDHLLNSAGRQFHIFPGMVATADIHTGSKTIMSYLMKPLNRAGEALRER is encoded by the coding sequence ATGAGCGACGAACTCCACGGCAGCATGGGACTGGAGCGCGCACGCGCGCCGCTGGCGTCGAAGGTGGTCTGGGCCACTGTCGCCTGCCTGCTGGTATTGCTGGCCTGGGCGGCCGCCTTCGAACTCGATGAAGTGACCACAGGCACCGGACGGGTCGTGCCCACGTCCCGGGAACAGGTGGTGCAATCGCTCGAAGGCGGCATTCTCGCCAGGCTGCATGTGCGCGAAGGCGACGTGGTGGAGCCGGGTCAGGTGCTCGCCCACCTCGACCCCACGCTGGCCGAAGCGACGGTCGAGGAAAGCGCATCACGCATGCGGGCGACGTTGGCCAAGTCGGCGCGATTGCAGGCCGAAGTGGGCGGCGGCGCGCTGGAATTTCCAGACGAAGTACAGAACGACCCGCTTCTGGTACGGGCCGAAACCGCGCTCTACCAGTCGCGGCGCGACAGCCTGCTAGAGACCACCGCCGGACTCGGCCGCGCGCTGTCCCTGATCAATCAGGAAATCAGCCTGACCGCGCCGCTGGTGGAGCGGGGCGCGGCCAGCAATGTCGAACTGCTGCGCCTGCGCCGGCAGGCGAACGAACTGCAGAACAAGCTGACCGACCTGCGCACCCAGTACCTCGTGACCGCACGCGAAGAACTCGCCACCGCCAACGCCCAGGTACTCGAATACCAGTCGGTGACCCGAGGTCGCAGCGATGCGCTCAGGCGCTCGACGATCGTGTCCCCGGTCAAGGGCATCGTGAAGAACGTCGAGGTCACGACGGTGGGGGGCGTCATCCCGCCGAACGGCAAGCTGATGGAGATCGTGCCGCTCGACGACAAGCTGCTGATCGAGACGCGGGTGTCGCCGCGCGACGTCGCGTTCCTGCATCCCGGGCAGCGCGCGATGGTGAAGATCACCGCCTACGACTACCACATCTACGGCGGTCTCGAAGGGCAGGTCGCCCTGATCTCGCCCGACACGATCCAGGACGAAGTGAAGCCGGAGGTCTATTACTACCGCGTGTTCGTCCGGACCGAGCGCGACCATCTGCTCAATTCGGCGGGGCGCCAGTTCCATATCTTCCCGGGCATGGTGGCGACGGCTGACATCCACACCGGCAGCAAGACGATCATGAGTTATCTGATGAAGCCCCTGAACCGGGCGGGGGAGGCACTGCGCGAGCGTTGA
- the rplT gene encoding 50S ribosomal protein L20 encodes MARVKRGVQARRRHKKVLGRAKGYYNARRKVFRVAKQAVIKAGQYAYIGRKLKKRDFRSLWITRINAAARLNGISYSRFMNGLLKAGITLDRKILADLAVNDATGFAALAEKAKGALAA; translated from the coding sequence ATGGCTCGAGTCAAGCGGGGCGTCCAGGCACGCCGTCGTCACAAGAAGGTTCTCGGCCGCGCGAAGGGCTATTACAACGCCCGTCGCAAGGTCTTCCGCGTCGCCAAGCAGGCCGTCATCAAGGCTGGCCAGTACGCGTACATCGGTCGCAAGCTCAAGAAGCGTGATTTCCGTTCGTTGTGGATCACGCGTATCAACGCGGCCGCACGTCTGAACGGCATCAGCTACAGCCGCTTCATGAACGGTCTGCTCAAGGCTGGCATCACCCTGGATCGCAAGATCCTGGCTGACCTCGCGGTCAACGATGCAACCGGCTTTGCTGCGCTCGCCGAGAAGGCGAAGGGCGCGCTGGCGGCCTGA
- a CDS encoding type I secretion system permease/ATPase, producing the protein MTTKNPRDTSEHLPWLDALIAVSRHYRLDGSQERVRVEAEWRARADSLDEVIEHMARQLGLVAVIDRLVPGMLDPWRLPMIVDLGDGQVGVLEQIDSDGNVSVRLSGEHGLVTTLGRDELLQRTQRVLLAKPQSAVPDARVDEYIKPWQSDWLLKEALKEWPRYLDVMLASMVANVLTLAAMLFTMQVYDRVVPAQSVPTLWVLFGGLLIALTFAFLMRVLRTHITDLVGRRADLRISDRVFGHALRIRNDARPRSTGSFVAQLRELEQIRELTTSTTIGALADLPFFVLFLGVIWLIGGHLVLVPLAALPLLLIPGLLAQRPLARLSRSGMRESSIRSAMLVETVQNMDDIKLLRAEPRFQNQWNHLNETTAGIGMRTRRLTGALNAWTQEVQQLVYASVVLVGAFAVMAGELSVGVLVACSMLASRMIAPLGQMTGVMVRWQQAKVAREGLDELMKRPVDQPERSLRVHRPVLRGSYVLNEIRFAYAEAGRPALEIKRLEIAAGEKVALLGRNGAGKSTLLQLLAGMQFPQSGQVLLDEVKSSVLDPMDVRRDVALLNQHAALFYGTLRDNLTMGMPHATDDDLLKALVRSGAADVVRSLPEGLDYMVQEGGHGLSGGQRQTLLLARTLMRGPNVLLLDEPTAWLDEASERRFIDGMEAWLAPRTLVVATHRPAVLKWVDRIVVLEGGRVVRDGPKDDVLARPAVARAPRGASSVVVGKRS; encoded by the coding sequence TTGACCACGAAGAATCCGCGCGACACGTCCGAGCATCTGCCGTGGCTGGATGCGCTGATCGCAGTCTCGCGCCACTACCGGCTCGATGGATCGCAGGAGCGCGTGCGGGTGGAAGCGGAGTGGCGCGCACGCGCCGACAGTCTGGACGAGGTGATCGAACACATGGCGCGCCAGCTGGGGCTCGTCGCCGTTATCGACCGTCTGGTGCCGGGCATGCTCGATCCGTGGCGGCTGCCGATGATCGTCGACCTCGGCGACGGCCAGGTGGGCGTGCTGGAGCAGATCGACAGCGACGGCAACGTCAGCGTGCGCCTGAGTGGTGAGCACGGGCTGGTCACCACGCTCGGCAGGGACGAACTGTTGCAGCGCACGCAGCGCGTGCTGCTGGCCAAGCCCCAGTCGGCCGTGCCCGATGCGCGAGTCGATGAATACATCAAGCCCTGGCAGTCCGACTGGCTGCTGAAAGAGGCGCTGAAGGAATGGCCGCGCTATCTGGACGTGATGCTCGCATCGATGGTGGCGAACGTTCTCACGTTGGCAGCGATGCTGTTCACCATGCAGGTCTATGACCGGGTGGTGCCGGCGCAATCGGTGCCGACCCTGTGGGTGCTGTTCGGCGGCCTGCTGATCGCGTTGACCTTCGCCTTCCTCATGCGTGTCTTGCGCACGCACATCACCGACCTCGTCGGGCGTCGCGCGGATCTGCGGATCTCCGATCGCGTGTTCGGCCATGCGCTGCGGATCCGCAACGATGCCAGACCGCGGTCGACCGGCAGTTTCGTCGCGCAGCTGCGCGAGCTCGAACAGATCCGCGAACTGACCACCTCGACCACGATCGGTGCGCTCGCGGATCTGCCGTTCTTCGTGCTGTTTCTCGGCGTGATCTGGCTGATCGGCGGACATCTGGTGCTGGTGCCGCTGGCCGCACTGCCGCTGCTGCTGATCCCCGGCCTGCTGGCGCAGCGGCCTCTGGCGCGACTGTCGCGGTCGGGCATGCGCGAGTCGTCGATCCGCAGCGCGATGCTCGTCGAGACGGTCCAGAACATGGACGACATCAAGCTGCTGCGGGCCGAGCCGCGATTCCAGAACCAGTGGAACCATCTCAACGAGACCACTGCCGGCATCGGTATGCGGACCCGGCGTCTGACCGGCGCGTTGAATGCCTGGACCCAGGAAGTGCAACAGCTGGTCTACGCCAGCGTAGTGCTGGTGGGCGCGTTTGCGGTGATGGCCGGCGAACTGTCGGTGGGCGTTCTGGTGGCCTGTTCGATGCTGGCCTCGCGCATGATCGCGCCGCTGGGTCAGATGACCGGCGTCATGGTGCGCTGGCAGCAGGCCAAGGTCGCGCGCGAAGGTCTGGACGAGTTGATGAAGCGACCGGTCGACCAGCCCGAACGCAGTCTGCGTGTGCATCGTCCGGTCCTGCGCGGCAGCTACGTCCTCAACGAGATCCGGTTCGCTTACGCGGAGGCCGGCAGGCCCGCGCTCGAGATCAAGCGGCTGGAGATCGCCGCCGGCGAGAAGGTCGCGTTGCTGGGCCGCAACGGTGCGGGAAAATCGACGCTGCTGCAGTTGCTGGCCGGGATGCAGTTCCCGCAATCGGGGCAGGTGCTGCTCGATGAGGTCAAGAGTTCGGTCCTCGATCCGATGGACGTGCGTCGCGATGTCGCACTGCTCAATCAGCACGCGGCGCTCTTCTACGGCACCTTGCGCGACAACCTGACCATGGGCATGCCGCACGCCACCGACGATGATCTGCTGAAGGCCCTCGTGCGCAGCGGCGCCGCCGACGTCGTGCGTTCGTTGCCGGAAGGTCTGGATTACATGGTGCAGGAAGGCGGGCATGGGCTGTCCGGCGGGCAACGCCAGACGCTGTTGCTGGCCCGCACCCTGATGCGCGGGCCGAATGTCCTGCTGCTGGACGAGCCGACGGCCTGGCTCGACGAGGCCAGCGAGCGGCGCTTCATCGACGGGATGGAAGCGTGGCTCGCGCCGAGAACGCTGGTCGTCGCGACACATCGCCCGGCAGTTCTGAAGTGGGTCGACCGCATCGTCGTGCTCGAAGGCGGCCGCGTCGTGCGTGATGGTCCAAAGGACGATGTGCTCGCGCGGCCAGCCGTCGCACGTGCGCCGCGCGGGGCATCCTCGGTCGTCGTCGGGAAGCGCTCATGA
- a CDS encoding TonB-dependent siderophore receptor: MSAKSRAVPATRRPVCVAIRAALALGLMPAAGLAFAQSASDATTLDAVQVTAPIARDSGTATKTDTPILEVPQSISVITDRQMRDRGIHGIEEAVWFTAGAQGGGYGPDTRSDWLLVRGFTPARYMDGLALPLGSGTGITRIEPYGLERVEVLKGPASVNYGAMPPGGLLNYVSKRPTDEPLREIEMQLGSHDLRQLAADFGGPLGDSGTLSYRLTGLARNSDSEVDFIHDDRYYFAPALTWKPDTANELTVLARFQKADTKAGAGFLPVEGTLLPNPNGKIRASLYTGEPNANDYVKTMASIGYEFRHDFGGGTAFAQNLRWGESEIDPAITVGTFGLLADQRTLSRYLWSTREKERTLSLDNNLSWHFGGERVSHTVLAGLDYRRYHNDYASNFAFTATGLDAFAPVYGSMPNLAPDFGPGTFFTDQTQDQIGLYVQDQIRVDRFVITLGGRQDWVGTDTNGDHQSDERFSGRVGINYVFDNGFAPYVGWSQSFQPTVGTDFSGNAFVPTTGRQVEAGLKFQPEGGRVLATLAAYEIIQTNTLTVDPDHTLFSVQQGETRVRGAELEGRWNVGQGLSVYGAYAYVDSEVTQSNDATTLGKAIALQPRHVASLGSDYTITGGALAGLGFGAGVRFTGEHFGDARNEWETPSYKLFDASAHYDISNWRIQLNAQNLADREYVSVCNSAAWCYYGYGRTVTATARYTW, encoded by the coding sequence ATGTCCGCCAAGTCCCGCGCCGTTCCGGCCACCCGTCGCCCCGTTTGTGTCGCCATCCGCGCAGCGCTCGCACTGGGCCTGATGCCCGCAGCCGGGCTCGCCTTCGCACAGAGCGCCAGTGATGCCACGACCCTCGATGCAGTGCAGGTCACCGCGCCGATCGCGCGCGACAGCGGCACGGCGACCAAGACCGACACGCCGATCCTCGAAGTGCCGCAGTCGATCTCGGTCATCACCGACCGGCAGATGCGCGATCGCGGCATCCACGGCATCGAGGAAGCGGTGTGGTTCACCGCCGGCGCGCAGGGCGGCGGCTACGGACCGGACACGCGCAGCGACTGGCTGCTGGTGCGCGGGTTCACGCCCGCCCGCTACATGGACGGCCTGGCGCTGCCGCTGGGTTCGGGCACCGGCATCACCCGCATCGAGCCTTACGGTCTGGAACGCGTTGAAGTGCTGAAGGGACCGGCGTCGGTCAACTACGGCGCGATGCCGCCGGGTGGCCTGTTGAACTACGTCAGCAAGCGCCCGACCGATGAACCCCTGCGCGAAATCGAAATGCAGCTCGGCAGCCACGACCTGCGTCAGCTCGCGGCCGATTTCGGTGGCCCGCTCGGCGACAGCGGCACGCTCAGCTACCGCCTCACCGGTCTGGCGCGCAACAGTGACAGCGAGGTCGATTTCATCCACGACGACCGTTACTACTTCGCGCCCGCGCTGACCTGGAAGCCGGACACCGCGAACGAACTGACCGTGCTCGCGCGTTTCCAGAAGGCCGATACCAAGGCCGGCGCCGGCTTCCTGCCGGTCGAGGGCACGTTGTTGCCCAACCCGAACGGCAAGATCCGCGCGAGCCTGTACACCGGCGAGCCGAACGCCAACGATTACGTCAAGACGATGGCGTCGATCGGCTACGAGTTCCGCCATGATTTCGGCGGCGGTACCGCGTTCGCGCAGAACCTGCGCTGGGGCGAGAGCGAGATCGATCCGGCGATCACCGTCGGCACCTTCGGCTTGCTGGCCGACCAGCGCACGCTGTCGCGCTATCTGTGGTCGACGCGCGAGAAGGAGCGCACGCTGTCGCTCGACAACAACCTGAGCTGGCACTTCGGCGGCGAACGCGTGTCGCACACCGTGCTGGCCGGCCTCGATTATCGCCGTTACCACAATGATTACGCGTCGAACTTCGCGTTCACCGCGACCGGTCTCGATGCGTTCGCGCCGGTCTACGGCTCGATGCCGAACCTCGCGCCCGACTTCGGCCCCGGCACCTTCTTCACCGACCAGACCCAGGACCAGATCGGCCTGTACGTGCAGGACCAGATCCGCGTCGACAGGTTCGTCATCACGCTGGGCGGCCGTCAGGACTGGGTGGGCACCGACACCAACGGCGATCACCAGAGCGACGAGCGCTTCTCCGGACGCGTGGGCATCAACTACGTGTTCGACAACGGCTTCGCGCCGTACGTGGGCTGGTCGCAATCGTTCCAGCCGACGGTCGGCACCGATTTCTCCGGCAATGCCTTCGTGCCGACCACCGGTCGCCAGGTCGAAGCCGGCCTGAAGTTCCAGCCCGAAGGTGGCCGTGTGCTGGCGACGCTCGCCGCGTACGAAATCATCCAGACCAATACGCTGACCGTCGATCCCGACCACACGCTGTTCTCCGTGCAGCAGGGTGAAACCCGCGTGCGCGGTGCGGAACTCGAAGGCCGCTGGAACGTGGGCCAGGGCCTGAGCGTGTACGGCGCCTACGCCTACGTCGATTCCGAAGTCACGCAGAGCAACGACGCGACGACGCTGGGCAAGGCGATCGCGCTGCAGCCGCGTCACGTCGCTTCGCTCGGCAGCGACTACACGATTACCGGCGGCGCGCTCGCCGGCCTCGGCTTCGGCGCGGGCGTGCGCTTCACCGGCGAGCACTTCGGGGATGCGCGTAACGAATGGGAGACGCCGTCGTACAAGCTGTTCGACGCATCGGCGCACTACGACATCTCGAACTGGCGCATCCAGCTCAACGCACAGAATCTGGCCGACCGCGAATACGTGTCGGTCTGCAACTCCGCGGCGTGGTGCTACTACGGCTACGGCCGCACGGTTACCGCGACCGCGCGTTACACCTGGTAG
- a CDS encoding MFS transporter: protein MTDPRSATRTSRAGVATVLFLGLAAGVQMSDRGLQSILSPAIRQTFGVGDAVMGALHGIAGILIASALAIPLARLADRHSRKRILLALIAAWTVLTLLGALAPNFALFFVGRAAAGITEFAMIPIVYSLIPDLVGERLRVGANLTFAALMAVGASAGFYLGGDLLQFMAEIDGPGVLADLAPWRRTMALLALAGLPLLLLGTLTLDPPRHALDTSTSATSASLAGFVRSHLRQVLLFVGAAGGVAIAVQAVVPLIAMALERRFVADLGTIGHTLGMLTLAGTMISLPIAWLVDRGLRGRLGLRARPALMGTATAIAAPCAALLAFAPSTSAALVLTGAFLLTTCVANALLPTMLQDLAPVALRARAFAGYSFLIAAFCALGPVLAGGISQFVLADDLLSAISLAAVPPMGLTLVCTGLWCLRPPAPSR, encoded by the coding sequence ATGACCGACCCGCGTTCTGCGACACGGACGTCGCGCGCCGGCGTGGCGACCGTGCTGTTCCTCGGTCTCGCCGCCGGCGTGCAGATGAGCGACCGCGGCCTGCAGTCGATCCTGTCTCCGGCGATCCGTCAGACCTTCGGCGTCGGCGATGCGGTGATGGGCGCGCTGCACGGCATCGCCGGCATCCTGATCGCCAGCGCGCTGGCGATCCCGCTGGCGCGGCTGGCGGACCGCCATTCGCGCAAACGCATCCTGCTCGCGCTGATCGCAGCGTGGACAGTGCTGACCCTGCTCGGCGCGCTGGCGCCGAACTTCGCGCTGTTCTTCGTCGGGCGCGCGGCTGCCGGCATTACCGAGTTCGCGATGATTCCGATCGTCTACTCGCTGATTCCCGATCTCGTCGGCGAACGCCTGCGCGTCGGTGCAAATCTCACGTTCGCCGCACTGATGGCGGTCGGCGCGAGCGCGGGCTTCTACCTGGGCGGTGATCTGCTGCAGTTCATGGCGGAGATCGATGGACCCGGCGTCCTCGCCGATCTCGCACCCTGGCGACGGACGATGGCGCTGCTCGCGCTGGCCGGCCTGCCGCTGTTGCTGCTCGGCACGCTGACGCTCGATCCGCCGCGACATGCGCTGGACACGAGCACGTCCGCGACTTCGGCCTCACTGGCTGGATTCGTGCGCAGCCATTTGCGACAGGTGCTGCTGTTCGTCGGCGCGGCGGGCGGCGTGGCAATCGCCGTGCAGGCCGTCGTGCCGCTGATCGCGATGGCCCTGGAACGCCGCTTCGTCGCCGACCTCGGCACCATCGGCCACACGCTGGGCATGTTGACGCTGGCCGGCACGATGATCAGCCTGCCGATCGCCTGGCTGGTGGACCGCGGACTGCGTGGCCGGCTCGGCCTGCGCGCGCGTCCTGCATTGATGGGCACCGCCACCGCCATCGCGGCGCCCTGCGCCGCCCTGCTCGCGTTCGCACCGTCGACCTCTGCCGCGCTCGTATTGACCGGCGCCTTCCTGCTGACGACCTGCGTCGCCAACGCGCTGCTTCCGACGATGCTGCAGGACCTCGCACCCGTCGCGCTGCGTGCCCGCGCCTTCGCCGGCTACAGCTTCCTGATCGCCGCGTTCTGCGCGCTTGGACCTGTGCTCGCCGGCGGGATCTCGCAGTTCGTGCTCGCAGACGATCTGCTGTCGGCGATCTCGCTGGCCGCGGTGCCGCCGATGGGGCTGACGCTCGTGTGCACCGGGTTGTGGTGTCTGCGGCCGCCGGCGCCGTCGCGCTGA
- the thrS gene encoding threonine--tRNA ligase, producing MITITLPDGSRREFEQPVSVLEVAQSIGPGLAKATVAGKVDGRQVDASDVIDHDATLQILTPKDAEGVEIIRHSCAHLVGHAVKQLYPDAKMVIGPVIDDGFYYDIYSERPFTPEDMAAIEKRMVELIDTEYDVIKKMTPRAEVIETFKARGEDYKLRLIDDMSADITQMGLYHHQEYVDMCRGPHVPNTRFLKAFKLTRISGAYWRGDSKNEQLQRIYGTAWADSKQLKAYIQRIEEAEKRDHRRIGKQQELFHLQEEAPGLVFWHPKGWALWQVVEQHMRGVYRDSGYGEVRCPQILDVSLWQKSGHWDNYKDNMFFTESEKRTYAVKPMNCPGHVQIFNQGLHSYRDLPIRYGEFGSCHRNEPSGALHGILRVRGFTQDDGHVFCTESQIESEVTAFHQQALAVYTHFGFDDIQIKIALRPESRLGDDATWDKAEAALRNALSACGVAWEELPGEGAFYGPKIEYHLKDAIGRTWQLGTMQVDFMMPGRLGAEYVDEHSQKQVPVMLHRAIVGSMERFIGILIEHHAGAFPAWLSPVQAVVMNITDAQADFVETVRKSLANQGVRIEADLRNEKIGYKIREHTLQRVPYLLVIGDREKETGTIAVRTRSGEDLGSMPIDDFVARLRAAPVPA from the coding sequence ATGATCACGATCACGCTCCCCGACGGCAGCCGCCGCGAATTCGAACAGCCCGTTTCCGTCCTCGAGGTCGCCCAGTCGATCGGCCCGGGCCTGGCCAAGGCCACCGTCGCCGGCAAGGTCGATGGCCGCCAGGTCGATGCGTCCGACGTCATCGATCACGACGCGACGCTGCAGATCCTGACCCCGAAGGATGCCGAGGGCGTGGAGATCATCCGCCACTCCTGCGCGCATCTCGTCGGCCACGCGGTCAAGCAGCTCTACCCGGACGCGAAGATGGTCATCGGCCCGGTGATCGACGACGGCTTCTACTACGACATCTACAGCGAGCGCCCGTTCACGCCCGAAGACATGGCGGCGATCGAGAAGCGCATGGTCGAGCTGATCGACACCGAGTACGACGTCATCAAGAAGATGACGCCGCGCGCCGAGGTCATCGAAACGTTCAAGGCCCGCGGCGAGGATTACAAGCTGCGCCTGATCGACGACATGTCCGCCGACATCACGCAGATGGGGCTCTACCACCATCAGGAATACGTCGACATGTGCCGCGGCCCGCACGTGCCGAACACGCGTTTCCTCAAGGCGTTCAAGCTCACGCGCATCTCCGGCGCGTACTGGCGCGGCGATTCCAAGAACGAACAGCTGCAGCGCATCTACGGCACCGCATGGGCGGATTCCAAGCAGCTCAAGGCCTACATCCAGCGCATCGAGGAAGCCGAGAAGCGCGACCACCGCCGCATCGGCAAGCAGCAGGAACTCTTCCATCTGCAGGAAGAAGCGCCGGGCCTGGTGTTCTGGCATCCGAAGGGGTGGGCGCTGTGGCAGGTCGTCGAGCAGCACATGCGCGGCGTCTACCGCGACAGCGGCTACGGCGAAGTGCGCTGCCCGCAGATCCTCGACGTGTCGCTGTGGCAGAAGTCCGGTCACTGGGACAACTACAAGGACAACATGTTCTTCACCGAGTCGGAGAAGCGGACGTACGCGGTGAAGCCGATGAACTGCCCGGGCCACGTGCAGATCTTCAACCAGGGCCTGCACAGCTACCGCGACCTGCCGATCCGTTACGGCGAATTCGGCAGCTGTCATCGCAACGAGCCCTCGGGCGCGCTGCACGGCATCCTGCGCGTGCGCGGTTTCACCCAGGACGACGGCCACGTGTTCTGCACCGAATCGCAGATCGAATCGGAAGTCACCGCGTTCCACCAGCAGGCGCTGGCGGTCTACACGCACTTCGGTTTCGACGACATCCAGATCAAGATCGCGCTGCGTCCCGAATCGCGCCTCGGCGATGACGCCACGTGGGACAAGGCCGAAGCCGCGCTGCGCAATGCGCTGTCGGCCTGCGGTGTCGCGTGGGAAGAACTGCCGGGCGAGGGCGCGTTCTATGGCCCGAAGATCGAGTACCACTTGAAAGACGCGATCGGCCGCACCTGGCAGCTCGGCACGATGCAGGTCGATTTCATGATGCCCGGCCGCCTCGGCGCCGAGTACGTCGACGAGCACAGCCAGAAGCAGGTGCCGGTGATGCTGCACCGCGCGATCGTCGGTTCGATGGAGCGTTTCATCGGCATCCTGATCGAACACCACGCCGGCGCATTCCCGGCCTGGCTGTCGCCGGTGCAGGCGGTGGTGATGAACATCACCGACGCCCAGGCCGATTTCGTGGAGACGGTTCGGAAATCCCTTGCAAATCAAGGGGTCCGCATCGAGGCCGATTTGCGGAACGAAAAGATCGGCTATAAGATTCGCGAGCACACGCTGCAACGGGTACCGTATCTGCTCGTGATCGGGGATCGCGAGAAAGAAACCGGTACCATCGCCGTTCGGACGCGTTCCGGTGAAGATCTGGGCTCGATGCCGATCGACGACTTCGTTGCCCGCCTTCGCGCGGCGCCCGTTCCAGCATGA
- the rpmI gene encoding 50S ribosomal protein L35: MPKIKTHRGAAKRFRKTASGKFKAGHANRSHILTKKTTKRKRGLRQTNIIPACDSGRIARMLPYL; the protein is encoded by the coding sequence ATGCCCAAGATCAAGACGCACCGGGGCGCCGCCAAGCGGTTCCGGAAGACGGCGTCCGGCAAGTTCAAGGCCGGCCACGCAAACCGTAGCCACATCCTCACGAAGAAGACGACCAAGCGGAAGCGCGGTCTTCGTCAGACGAACATCATTCCGGCGTGTGATAGCGGTCGTATCGCCCGCATGCTGCCGTATCTCTGA
- the infC gene encoding translation initiation factor IF-3 gives MFHFGDRSISTPDNKQNRRNQDIRVPRVRVIGSDGEMIGVLTREEALKAAEEEGLDLVEIQPNADPPVCKIMDFGKFKFDLQKKANEAKKKTKQQEIKELKFRPVTDEGDYQIKLRKMRGFLEDGDKIKVNIRFRGREMSHQELGREMASRIETDLGEDIVIESRPRLEGRQMVMMIAPKKK, from the coding sequence ATGTTCCATTTCGGAGATCGCAGTATTAGCACCCCTGACAACAAGCAGAATCGGCGCAACCAGGACATCCGCGTACCGCGGGTGCGTGTCATTGGTTCCGACGGCGAGATGATCGGCGTCCTCACGCGCGAAGAAGCGCTGAAGGCTGCCGAGGAGGAAGGTCTCGACCTCGTCGAGATCCAGCCGAACGCGGATCCGCCGGTCTGCAAGATCATGGACTTCGGCAAGTTCAAGTTCGACCTCCAGAAGAAGGCGAACGAGGCCAAGAAGAAGACCAAGCAGCAGGAAATCAAGGAACTCAAGTTCCGGCCGGTCACCGATGAAGGCGACTACCAGATCAAGCTGCGCAAGATGCGCGGGTTCCTCGAGGACGGCGACAAGATCAAGGTCAACATCCGCTTCCGTGGCCGCGAGATGAGCCACCAGGAACTGGGTCGCGAGATGGCGTCGCGCATCGAGACCGACCTGGGCGAGGACATCGTCATCGAATCGCGTCCGCGCCTCGAAGGCCGGCAGATGGTCATGATGATCGCGCCCAAGAAGAAATAA